Below is a window of Neodiprion virginianus isolate iyNeoVirg1 chromosome 4, iyNeoVirg1.1, whole genome shotgun sequence DNA.
TGGTTGGTTGTCTTTACGAATCCTTAGTCAATGTGACGTATAAagcatgaataaattcaattcctCATTTTACAGATGGACATACTTGTTATACCAAATTCAAGGGTATTATCTTGGCTTGGCAGGAGATGAAACTCTATGGAACACTGTGCGAATGacagttattatttttcaaaatgccgCTGTTTTAGAGGTAATGGTAGTTATATAGTACATTTGCTCACTGCAAACCTTCTCTGCATGATTAATACGTAATTCTAGGAAGTGATATCACTTAAGATATTCTAGTTATTCAATACTATTAATTGGCTTCACTTGAtatgcatatttattttctgacAGATCATTAACGCAGTGACTGGCCTTGTTCCATCAAATCCAGTCAtcacaatatttcaagttCTTAGTCGCGTTATGGTAGTTTGTGGTGTAATATTGGCTACACCTCTTGAATATGCAGCTGCATCGCCTGGCCTTCCCCTAGCTCTTATTGCTTGGGCCATCACTGAAATTATAAGATATTTGTACTACTTCCTGAATCTCCTTGGACATGTTCCTTACCCCATTGTATGGCTCAGGTAAAATGCAAATTCTATTATGCCACAAATATTGTCTTTCTTGAAGAAAGGCCGATTTTTAGTtcttgtttttgaattattttatcacgATGTACTAATACGTACTTCTGAGACGACTGGGGAAAAACATATAgcggattaaaaattttgacaatcaGTAATGAATATGCCAAATTTCAGGTACACAATGTTCATTGTCCTGTATCCAATTGGAATTACTGGTGAATTGCTCTGTTTATATGCAGCCCAAACATACGCTCATATCAGTTCAGATGCATGGAGCTATATATTGCCCAATGCTTGGAATTTCACATTCAACTACCGTTACTTCCTTATCTTTGTCATGCTTCTCTACATTCCACGTAAGTATCTACCACCAGTATTAGTGTGATCCTAAATTGAGTGTTTATTTAAATATGCCCGTGTCGATATACCAAAAGTTTATGTATCACCCGAGTTAAGAATTGaagtacatatgtatacaatttcttttccttttgtttatttacagTTTTCCCACATCTGTACCTGCATATGTTTGCTCAAAGACGTAAAAT
It encodes the following:
- the LOC124301759 gene encoding very-long-chain (3R)-3-hydroxyacyl-CoA dehydratase 2, which encodes MAGKNGKNKEPSALAKFYLLGYNLGQVIGWTYLLYQIQGYYLGLAGDETLWNTVRMTVIIFQNAAVLEIINAVTGLVPSNPVITIFQVLSRVMVVCGVILATPLEYAAASPGLPLALIAWAITEIIRYLYYFLNLLGHVPYPIVWLRYTMFIVLYPIGITGELLCLYAAQTYAHISSDAWSYILPNAWNFTFNYRYFLIFVMLLYIPLFPHLYLHMFAQRRKILGTPMQTSSKKIH